The genomic DNA tctcataaaaataaatatgctgaTAAAGAGCAACATTCACTTTATGTCCCTAACACAATGTTCAAGACACTGAGATCTTCTGTTCAGTATCCTCACATTAAATACAACATATCCAAAACCCACTTTTTAGCAGAGACAAACATCACCTTCAGAAACATATGGTGGAAAATTTGCTGGTTCATCCATTTTCCCTGCAATGCTAGGATAATAAGGTTCACCTGTAGGTATGCttttcccttagtagattttatTAGTTTTGCTTTTAGAGGGGCCTAGTTATCGCAGCCCCCCTGCTGCCAGGCATCAAAGTGCTGATGTGCACTGTTTGAAGATTAATTTCCTACAATACCCAGTATATTACCACCGTCCCTTCCCACCCAAACCTGTAAAACTGCATCCTGCTTCCCTCAGCCCATTGGGTCATTATTGTCTGTAAGCATTTTGTGCTCTGTCTTTGACAAATGCAACATCTGGTTGAGACCTGGACCCCCTAATTTTTCCCCTCTCTCTACCCTTTTTTGTATAACAGGGTTTCTGCTGGCTGGCCCTGTAGCCCAGCGTTTAAAAGGAGATGGTAAGTATGGCTTATGCTTCTGTTCCAACAGTGTCTTTCTAAAGTCTAAATCCAGGAATCCAAAAAAGCTCCAAACCACAACATAATAATTTGCGTGTTTTACAACTTTTAAAGCACATTGTTATAGTGTGAATATAAggttttcacaaaaaaataactatttttcaTAGATGGAACCAATGATGAGGCAAGCCCAACAAGACTAATTCGCAACAGGAGAAACATCAGTTGGTACAAGCAGCACTCTGACTTCTGGGGTTGGTACAAATACTTCACAGACACTGGAAATCAAGAAGGAGTGAGTACAGCAGTTATGACCCACACAGCAAACACAATGCCCCTGCAGGTCCTACAACAAGCTTAACCCTCTGTCGTTGAGATATTTCAGATGttacatttctgtgtttatgtttggaaTCCCAGAGActccaataatatatatatatgtaaaaatcgCTTCTTATTTTCCTTCAAATTTGTAATATGTTCCTCTGATCTAATTGAAACACAGTAGGCAGATATTATTAAAGCTTTAGACCTCAGTTGTATCACTAAGTGAGCACACACTTTTCAGAAATGTGACTGGCATTCATTCTTGTAATGTTGTTTCTACTTGGGGACAAtctgaaaccagcaaaaaaatttaataaaagaaatCCAGTTTACTTACACAGTGTACACATGTGAAAATGCATTGCATTTACTTAGGTTTAATAACTAGAGTTTCAGAGACACCAAACAGAAGTAATGTTAAAAGTTTTCATGAAGGACCtttgaaaaatgttattaattagaaattttgtttaaaatcagcTCAAATATGACAAgttcattaacttttttttagttaataaaaTGCCATCATGGTCTTTGAGACCCCAAACTGGATCATGAGACTTAATCTTATAAGGATGAGATGTATGCCTCGattaaagttcaccaaaaaaattaaattcatgCCATTCAAacttgtgtgactttcttctgagaaacacaaaagaagatcttttaaaagaatgactgatttgtttttgtccatgcaatgcaagtcagtggggtccaaaccttttaaaatccaaaaaggacaaaggcagcataagaaGAATCCATATAACAtgattggtttaatccataccttctgaatcgatatgatagctttgtgtgaatgACAAAAAGCTAAACGCAGTCTTCCACCCAGCTCTCCAATTAGAGAAGCTAATTTACACAACCTCACACTTGATGCTGAGAACTTCCGGTTGTATCGTGCACATGTCAGTTCTCGCAGAAACTTGCAAacgtgcatgtgtcaagcacgaGAACATGTGAATGCATTTCTCACATAAACATGCATTGGAGAATTGGGTGGAAGGAAAGCATTTTGGTCAATAAGGACagaatttttgctttgtttatcacccaaagctatcatattgtttcagaagatatggattaaaccacttgagccAAATGGATTAtacttatgctgcctttatgtccattttggagAATGAAGCTACATTTTGGAACCCATTGACTTAAATTATTTGGACAAAAACAAACCATTCATCCTTCAAaaaagatggcatgagggtgagtaaattataagaattAAAATTGTTCCTTTAAGGGTACTTGTGTTTTGTGGTGCTTGCTTAATCAATGTACAGAATCAAGACAATTCGTTGTTCTCTCAGGTTGCACAGTTGGATCGCGTCTATCTGGCCTACTTGCAGAACAAGAATCGTGCTGAGGCACGGCGCTCCTACAAAGTGTACCTGCAACACCTCGGTGACATCTACAAATCTTGTGTTGAGTCTGATGACCCAAACTGTGTGGCCTCCTATACAAGTAGGCCCAAACCCAAAGCTGAGCCACCAGTGCCTGCTCCAGTTAAGTCCTGTGACCCTTACAGAGATCCACACTGCTTGTATTCAATGGGATATTCGTATTATCCATACCTGGCCCCGGCCCCGGCGCCTGTCAAAGCTGCAGCTCCTGCTCCTGCCCCTGCTCCAGTGAAAGCCGCAGCCTACCTCCACACCCCTGTGGTGAAGGATCCACATTCTGGCTACTACCATTATTCCCAATTGGTGCAGCCCTTCCTGTCAGCTCAGCAAAGGGCTGAGCTGTTGCGCATCTGTGAAGCTGAAGACGTTGAGTGTCTGCAGTACCACCTGCGTGCTGCTTACGGATACAAGCCTGCTGCTGCCCATGGATACAAGCCTGCTGCTGCCCTGGGCCCATCCTATGCCCATCTTGGCTGTGACCCTAAGACTGAACCTCACTGTCTCCCCCACCTGGTCCAGAAGGCATCATCTGGTCTGTACCAGAGTTATCCACATTGTGACCCCCGTGTTGACCCATACTGTGCTCATGCTGCTGCTCTGGCCTCTGCCCAGAACATGGAAGCCCCATCTTCTCCACccaccttggacagaccttgcaacCCTCTCTATGATGACAACTGCAACCCTCTGACAGCCACAAGGTTTGCCAGCTTGGCCCCTCAAAATGCAAAGGATGAGCCTGCATCAGAAGACATGGCCATGCGTGCACCACCCAGCCCTCGTCACGACCCTTACACCATGTTCCGTGATGCTTCTGCTGGGGCTGATATGCGTAGACGCCTGCCCAGCCAACTCCAGCCCCCAAGGCACCAACCGGAGGATTCCCAACATCCTCTGGGACCCAGAGGCAAGACCAAAGAGGGGTATGACTGCTTCATTGGCTATGATGAAGAGTGTTATCCATTAGGTTCCCAAAATGAGCCCCGCTCTGGTGTGCACAGAAAGCCATCCTTCCCTACCGAAGCCTATGAGCCCCACTTAAATGCCGACGGAACCAGAAATGGGGTAATTGAGCCTGACCCTCACTGCGACCCAGAGTATGACAGAAATTGCCGTTTACGCCGCTATGAGCCTGAGGCGGCCGAACTTGCCAGTCCTTCAGCTCAAGAGGAGCATCAGCCAACCCAGGAGCACCGTGATGAGCAAGCCCACCATGAGGAGGTCCCCCAACATCGAGAGGAATCGTACTCTGAGACCCCAGGCTACGACCAGCAGCAATATGACGCCTACATGAGTGGGCAGGAGGATCCATATGCTGGATATGGCCCCCAGGACCTAGGAGCAGCTAGTTTTCACGATATTCTGAGAGGTTACGGTGACCGGTATCCTGGTCAGGATGACCACCGTGCCTACACAGGAGACTACAGAAAGAAATAAGGAATCCATGACAACGTATGCCAAGAAATGTAGAAAAGGACACAATGTCGGTTGtagataaatattgaaatgtacgCTAATAGAAAATATGCACACGCCAACTGCCATGATATGTAAAGACACAATATGGTTTGCTCATATGTAATTTCATGTTTTCTGTATTTCTTAGCTTTAGAGTCTCATAGCACTTGCATAGGAAATCATTTATTTGGTTCTTGTGACTTTTTGCTGATTCCATTGGCCCATGTAACTTGACTGTGTGTTGCAGTGCCTTTAGGAGATTGACTTTCAGACAGGGAGAGTGCTTAGTACTTTCCCAATGCCCTTTTGATGGAGTAGTATGTGAAATAGCTCTTCATATCTTTGTGAAAaacccccaaaacaaaacaaatattgtttaaGAGGTGAATAGTGTACATGAATATAGTGTAATCGTGACCACCTCTCCCATCTTTGGCATTTTTCCTCTGTAGATTTACCTAGCGATCTCCCTACAAATGAATGTTTAATGAACTTCTGgacccttgtttttttttttttttttttttattgcttaaaATGTGACtaatttgtttgcaaattattttttcattttatttctttgaatGTTTCAAATAAAAGCTTTAACAATCTTGAGCTGTTTTTGGATATTTGTTATAACTAACAAACTGGCAATTTAAACAAACTAATTATTTCTACATTTAACAACTGTTATTTCAACATTATGATTGCACTATAGCAGACAGTTTATGAACAGGATGTCATTAACAAAGCAATCCAAACCTACATACTAATTAATTATGCCACTTTTTCAGCTTTATTCACAATGATAGTGAAAACATGATGACATTTTCAACACCAAATTAGCATATAAACACAATCACAGTCTGTGTCCATGTGACAATCAATTTGCATGACTTCTTCAGAATAAAAATCACTAAACTGacttttattctgtggaacacaaacagagatgttaggcagaatattagccttaatttccattgactttcatttgattttctcccCCCATACAATACAGTTAAAAGTTGACTAAAGATAACATCTCTTTGATTGTTCTAAAGAGCACAATCGCTTTTtgaatttttattaaagaaaaaatgtcatatgggtgagtatatgatgacacacattttattttccctttaaaaCCCTAGAAAGGGTCCTAAGAAGTGGTGACACATACACTGTACCTCCACTAGCCTAAGAacacttttaatacattttaataaatacaaattctcaaTAGGATGATATAATAACATAACTTAATTATCAGGTCATAGCTGAGAGTGTTGGTATATAGACTGACCTTGACCATTGATTATAAATATCTCAGAGAATGAAGCATGCTAAACTGCACACCAACTGCTGTACTGGGAGGAAGCCAGTTGGCTTAGATGTAACATGTCTTGGCTATTGACTGAACTAAGAGAAGATGTAAACAGAGACAACATAAGCTTAACTTCAACTTTCCAAAAGATGATGTGTCCCTTCTGATAATAACAGATTAGACCTGCATGAActtccaaaacacaacatttgctGGCGATCAGCAATGCTGAACTTTtcagcatttgttttaatttaaatgctgtttcattaAGTGATGACTGCACAAAAAACCCAAACACACTGTAAATAACCTTGGCATGCTGTATTAAACCATTAAGGATATGGATACAGATATAAACTGACAAGAGCAAGAGGTATGTTTCAGCGTCTTCGGTTATCAAATGGGCTGCTTAGTATTTTAGGAGTCAAAAGGAAGCCAGTGAAAGTGGAGTCATTGTTGTTATCAGCATAAATCTCTGCATCAAATATGTCTGCACCCTCATCATACAGCTGTAACCAAATCTCATCTCCAGCTGCTAAGTTTAAAATCGCCCCTCCTGAGGCCTGATCCAGATTTCCATTGTGGAACTGGTCAAGTGTGAAAGCCACAGTCCGGCCGTTTTGGAACATGGCTACCTTGGTCTCCTTCCCATTGATGGTAAGGTGATACGTGAAGTAGTAGATCCCAGGAATAGAGCAGCGAAACTTTCCAGAGATGACATCATAGTTGTGCTGCTCATTGTAGAAGGTCTTGGTAAAGCGAATGGGACCTATGGTGGAGCTGATTTTACCTGTGAGTCCCATGCTAAAAGCTGAGTGGTAGGGGAAGGAACTCTCTCCATGCGCTCCTTTCAGACCTGGATTTCCAGGAAACCCTCTTTTCCCTGCAGATCCCTCATCTCCTAGCTCACCAGGCTCTCCAATTGGCCCTTTGGTGCCTTAACAAAGAAAAGGTCAgattaagataatttttttaagtcaaaactgaaaaactgagaaTCATCCACTCTTGTGTTGCTCCTGAAATGCTTTCTGTatgataacaaataaataaaatgcaactttttgttatgtatttttgttgtttaaagACATTCATGCATTAAGTGTTACttcagtgtccaaatatttttttgggccaCTGCATCTGTGCAATATAACGTTAAACGTCTGCAAATTACCTTGGTCTCCAAAATCTCCCTTTTTGCCCTCACGTCCATCCCTTCCATCCCTTCCAGGGATGCCATCAAACCCAGGGGTGCCAGAAACACCCCTCATCCTGCGGGCACAGGGCTCCCAGCTGTCCAGTTCAATTAGCTCTGTGCCCTCGTCCTCAGAGATGCCCAGTCTGGCTGCCATTATTACCACACAAAGCACAGCTATCCATTTTGATATTGCTGCAAGAGCCATGTGATCTGTTCAAAAAGCACACATTTCTTTTAACAATGTCAATAAAAGCACAAGGAATCACATTAAATAAGATTCTGGTCAACAAATGCTTCTCTTAAAGAGTTAagtcaccctaaaatgaaaatgctttaCTCAACCCCATGTCATCCCatatgtggatgactttcttctgctgaacacaaataaagatttttagaataatgtatcagctctgtaggtccatacaatgccagtatatggtgaccagaactccaaaaaggAGATGAAGTCATTATAAAAGTAacccttaagactccagtggttaaatcaatgtcttctgaagcattccagttagttttgggtgagaacagaccaaaatgtaactcctttttcactctaTATCTACTTGGTGAacatgatttaaagcttgattacacttcctattgcaTCATATAGCGTTCTGCGCATACATCAAGGAATAGGaagtataatcgagcttgaaatcatgttcGTGCCTAGAGACTctaatgacaagatgtacagtgaaaaataagttatatcacccaaaaccaacttgatcacttcagaagacatggactaaacccTTGGAGTCTTATAGGATTACCTTTATTCTGACTTTATgacttttggagttctggtcaccattcacttgcattgtatggacctatggagctaatatattcttctaaatatcttcttttgtgttcataaaaaatgaagaaagtcatacacatctgggatggcatgagggtgagaaaaagataggagaattactttttttttttttagaactatccctttaaattaatttagaaaatgtaaatttggACAAATTATTCTCATATAATTTTCCacattaaaaatgttgttaattCTATGGGTAATATTAAGAGTAGAAAACTATTTGTTGTCATACCTTTTTATCAAAAGTGTGTCATTACAATCCTTTGTGTAGAGTGATAGCTTGAGCTGTTGTCCTGTTGCGTTTTTGGAAGCTTGTGTGTCTGTTTCTTCTAACCACCCCTAAAAATATCTTACATGACATGCAAAGCAGCTGGTGGTATTAAACAACCTAATGGTCAAAGTCACACTCTCACATTGAGCAGATAAGATAGTGTACGAGTTAGAGCATTAATTGTCTGGGTAATGTATTAGCCATTAAGTTGATTTATTCCATTTGCCTGAATTCATATTTAGTGTGAATCTAAGGGCAATTGTATGGTGCTGATTTGTGAACTGAATACAATATTTCTGAGCATTAGGGGTATTTTTCAGGAGGGCAGAGGAGCAGACTGGACTACTGTCCAGTGAAAGTGTGTAAGAACTATTAcccttaaacttaaaaaaataaataataaaagaccTGATTTATGTTGGATTTTTCCTTGCTGTGTATCAGTATACACTATAGCCAGCTACCATAGAACCTCTGATATCTAATCATTGGGCGCCGCCTTGTGGCTGATATCATGTGTTATTTCAAGTGCTTTTAACAGAGATATTTAGTTTGGAAGATACAAGAAAAAAA from Xyrauchen texanus isolate HMW12.3.18 chromosome 41, RBS_HiC_50CHRs, whole genome shotgun sequence includes the following:
- the and1 gene encoding actinodin1; this encodes MTRLRGFSLFHVFTGVLLATLLLPGFLLAGPVAQRLKGDDGTNDEASPTRLIRNRRNISWYKQHSDFWGWYKYFTDTGNQEGVAQLDRVYLAYLQNKNRAEARRSYKVYLQHLGDIYKSCVESDDPNCVASYTSRPKPKAEPPVPAPVKSCDPYRDPHCLYSMGYSYYPYLAPAPAPVKAAAPAPAPAPVKAAAYLHTPVVKDPHSGYYHYSQLVQPFLSAQQRAELLRICEAEDVECLQYHLRAAYGYKPAAAHGYKPAAALGPSYAHLGCDPKTEPHCLPHLVQKASSGLYQSYPHCDPRVDPYCAHAAALASAQNMEAPSSPPTLDRPCNPLYDDNCNPLTATRFASLAPQNAKDEPASEDMAMRAPPSPRHDPYTMFRDASAGADMRRRLPSQLQPPRHQPEDSQHPLGPRGKTKEGYDCFIGYDEECYPLGSQNEPRSGVHRKPSFPTEAYEPHLNADGTRNGVIEPDPHCDPEYDRNCRLRRYEPEAAELASPSAQEEHQPTQEHRDEQAHHEEVPQHREESYSETPGYDQQQYDAYMSGQEDPYAGYGPQDLGAASFHDILRGYGDRYPGQDDHRAYTGDYRKK
- the LOC127634570 gene encoding adiponectin-like translates to MALAAISKWIAVLCVVIMAARLGISEDEGTELIELDSWEPCARRMRGVSGTPGFDGIPGRDGRDGREGKKGDFGDQGTKGPIGEPGELGDEGSAGKRGFPGNPGLKGAHGESSFPYHSAFSMGLTGKISSTIGPIRFTKTFYNEQHNYDVISGKFRCSIPGIYYFTYHLTINGKETKVAMFQNGRTVAFTLDQFHNGNLDQASGGAILNLAAGDEIWLQLYDEGADIFDAEIYADNNNDSTFTGFLLTPKILSSPFDNRRR